A genomic segment from Drosophila miranda strain MSH22 chromosome 3, D.miranda_PacBio2.1, whole genome shotgun sequence encodes:
- the LOC108159805 gene encoding complement component 1 Q subcomponent-binding protein, mitochondrial, translating to MNNLRLATLRFSSLATKATGSLGKRDFTRSLWHMTKKPATGASNDHVTVLNVHKPSISCTCGCNVHTKAEKELVECLAEEIVAERKVQKGKAVSSTLDGFNVKIVGGDVELIKETEKEKVVVSFNVNHTVDTEEEPEVNPNADKPELGEMRSKPQFEVDIIKSGTTLSFTCSYLQGEAQEGEYNDVFSIDEMSIFEGEWNDKVYAVAGDVLDGYLYDLLLNYLEEKGISQEFAEKLSDLATAHEHTSYIGLLEKLSKFTAGGK from the exons ATGAACAACCTGAGGTTAGCCACACTACGATTCTCCAGCCTGGCCACCAAGGCTACTGGATCCCTGGGAAAACGCGACTTCACTCGCAGTCTGTGGCACATGACAAAGAAGCCGGCGACAGGAGCATCCAATGATCATGTAACCGTATTGAATGTCCACAAACCCAGCATTAGTTGCACCTGTGGCTGCAATGTGCACACCAAAG CTGAAAAGGAACTGGTGGAGTGCCTCGCCGAGGAGATCGTGGCCGAGCGCAAAGTGCAGAAGGGCAAGGCTGTTTCCAGCACCCTGGATGGATTCAATGTGAAGATTGTGGGCGGCGATGTGGAGCTCATCAAGGAGACCGAAAAGGAGAAGGTCGTGGTTAGCTTCAACGTGAACCATACGGTCGACACCGAGGAGGAGCCGGAGGTCAATCCCAATGCCGACAAGCCGGAGCTGGGAGAAATGAGGAGCAAACCACAGTTTGAGGTCGATATTATTAAGAGCGGGACCACGCTCTCGTTCACATGTTCCTACCTTCAGGGCGAGGCCCAGGAGGGTGAGTACA ATGACGTTTTCTCCATTGACGAAATGTCCATCTTTGAGGGCGAATGGAACGACAAAGTCTATGCCGTGGCTGGCGATGTTTTGGACGGCTATTTATATGATTTGCTCTTAAACTACCTGGAAGAGAAGGGCATAAGCCAAGAGTTCGCAGAGAAGTTGTCCGACCTGGCCACTGCCCATGAACACACCTCCTATATAGGATTGCTGGAGAAGCTCTCCAAATTCACGGCGGGGGGCAAGTAA
- the LOC108159762 gene encoding semaphorin-1A, with translation MLITGHSRGSRRPGTGTATGSGLLIICCLGLTTVAAWMPDVRPDLQTKQDKVLAHFIGNSTDYFKILDHNDESVLVGAKDVIYNVSLHGLREISRLEWHSTDADRELCALKGKHEWDCHNYLRVFAKRTDGQVLLCGTNSYKPRCRHYAQVETAAEDAPASGHSIGMHYEITRDVEAQGLCPYSPAHNSTYAFADGQLYSATVADFSGGDPLIYRENLRTEQYDLKQLNQPDFVGTIERKGFVLFFFRELSMEFMNFGKAVYSRVARVCKNDRGGPYNHGKSWTSFLKARLNCSVPGDFPFYFDEIQAISPIVERGADSLVYAVFTTSVNAIPGSAVCSFNVDDILAAFDGDFKSQKDSQSHWLPVEREAVPKPRPGQCVDDSRTLTSIAVNFVKNHPLMEKAVPAVHRRPLLTKVNLHHRLTAIAVDPQIKALNGATYDVIYSGTDDGKVTKFINILSTHPNSTVDRLKTVVISEMQVLPLGTPIRELVISSKKNALVVVSDGSLVSVPLHHCTLIVDCAGCLSLQDPICAWDLQTHECKNLATSQHKFGTKTYLQSLNTTRKAAASLCPNMPRDGTGAETVSFVTMAPAPTEEQKLLYSNVGASPGSQPSLEQQPTGGDDFGMNKITLTSMDPEEVMINLNDPQKSIASVDEIKQASSPGTMLLLFVVFITFFVGGCVGIVCVKAKNRLDGQMDDSHHNHFGKPIQFKNQNTGKDINLLMGSNPYVTTQKTPNLDLEKDRSHECKNSTEHLEKELPCKTSTLTKVKRTYI, from the exons ATGCTAATTACTGGACACAGCCGTGGCAGCAGACGCCCTGGCActgggactgcgactgggagTGGGCTGCTCATCATCTGCTGCCTCGGCCTGACGACTGTCGCCGCCTGGATGCCCGATGTGCGACCCGATTTGCAAACAA AACAAGATAAAGTCTTGGCCCATTTTATTGGCAACTCGACGGACTATTTCAAGATCTTGGACCACAATGATGAAAGCGTTTTGGTTGGTGCCAA GGACGTCATCTATAATGTCAGCCTGCATGGACTGAGGGAGATCAGCCGTTTGGAATGGCACAGCACGGATGCGGACAGGGAGCTGTGCGCCCTGAAGGGCAAGCACGAATGGGACTGCCATAATTACTTGCGTGTCTTTGCAAAGCGGACCGATGGCCAGGTGCTGCTCTGTGGCACCAATTCGTATAAGCCGCGCTGTCGTCACTACGCACAGGTTGAGACTGCGGCCGAGGATGCTCCCGCCTCCGGCCACAGCATTGGCATGCACTATGAGATCACCAGAGATGTCGAGGCCCAAGGCTTGTGCCCCTACAGTCCAGCTCACAATAGCACCTATGCCTTTGCCGATGGCCAGCTGTACAGTGCCACGGTGGCGGACTTCTCCGGCGGAGATCCCCTGATCTACCGCGAGAACCTTCGCACCGAGCAATACGATCTCAAGCAACTCAATCAGCCGGACTTTGTGGGCACCATCGAGCGGAAGGGCTTCGTGCTGTTCTTCTTCCGCGAACTCTCGATGGAGTTTATGAACTTTGGCAAGGCCGTCTACTCGCGGGTGGCACGCGTCTGCAAGAACGATCGGGGAGGACCCTACAACCATGGCAAGAGCTGGACCTCGTTCCTGAAGGCCCGCCTCAACTGCTCGGTGCCCGGGGACTTTCCCTTCTACTTTGATGAAATCC AGGCCATTAGTCCGATTGTGGAGCGTGGAGCGGATTCCCTGGTGTATGCAGTCTTCACCACCTCGGTGAACGCCATTCCCGGTTCGGCAGTGTGTTCCTTTAACGTGGACGATATACTGGCGGCCTTTGATGGAGATTTCAAGTCGCAGAAGGATTCACAGTCCCATTGGCTGCCGGTGGAGAGGGAGGCGGTGCCCAAGCCGCGTCCCGGCCAGTGCGTGGATGACTCCCGCACCCTGACCAGCATCGCGGTGAACTTTGTCAAGAATCATCCGCTGATGGAGAAGGCCGTGCCGGCAGTGCACAGGCGTCCCCTGCTGACCAAAGTCAATCTGCACCACCGTCTGACGGCCATTGCAGTGGATCCTCAGATCAAGGCCCTCAACGGTGCTACCTACGACGTGATCTACAGTGGCACGGACGATGGCAAGGTGACCAAGTTCATCAACATTCTGAGCACGCACCCGAACTCTACTGTGGACCGCCTGAAGACAGTCGTCATATCGGAAATGCAAGTGCTGCCATTGGGAACGCCCATACGGGAGCTTGTGATCTCCTCCAAGAAGAACGCCCTGGTTGTGGTGAGCGACGGAAGCCTGGTCAGTGTCCCTCTGCATCATTGTACGCTCATTGTCGACTGCGCCGGCTGTCTGAGCCTCCAGGATCCCATTTGTGCCTGGGATCTGCAGACGCACGAGTGCAAGAATCTCGCCACCAGTCAGCACAAGTTTGGCACAAAGACGTACCTGCAGAGCCTGAACACCACCAGGAAGGCGGCGGCCTCCCTCTGCCCTAATATGCCCCGTGATGGCACAGGCGCTGAAACTGTCAGCTTCGTTACCATGGCTCCAGCACCAACGGAGGAGCAGAAGCTGCTGTATTCCAATGTTGGCGCCTCGCCGGGCAGCCAGCCCAGCTTAGAACAGCAGCCAACTGGGGGCGACGACTTTGGGATGAATAAGATTACCCTGACCTCAATGGACCCCGAGGAGGTTATGATTAATCTGAACG ATCCACAGAAATCGATAGCCAGCGTGGACGAAATTAAGCAAGCGTCCAGTCCAGGCACCATGCTTCTCTTGTTTGTCGTTTTCATCACCTTCTTTGTGGGCGGATGCGTGGGCATTGTGTGTGTGAAAGCGAAGAACCGCCTGGATGGTCAAATGGACGACAGCCACCACAATCACTTTGGCAAGCCTAT ACAATTTAAAAACCAGAATACCGGCAAGGACATCAATCTGCTGATGGGCTCCAATCCCTATGTCACCACACAGAAAACGCCGAATTTGGATCTTGAAAAGGATCGCAGTCATGAGTGCAAAAACTCCACAGAACATTTGGAAAAGGAGCTGCCCTGCAAGACGTCCACGCTGACGAAAGTGAAACGCACttacatttaa
- the LOC108159806 gene encoding TP53-regulated inhibitor of apoptosis 1-like, whose amino-acid sequence MNSIGEDCNELKKQYDACFNSWFSERFLKGHTDESACAPIFRVYQDCVKRAMREQKIELREIGTEYTTNSEYEKTGSSSGKQQSKS is encoded by the exons ATGAACAGCATTGGCGAGGACTGCAATGAGCTGAAAAAGCAGTACGACGCTTGCTTCAACAGCTGGTTCTCGGAGAGGTTTCTTAAGGGCCACACAGACGAATCTGCATGCGCGCCGATTTTCCGGGTCTATCAGGATTGTGTGAAG CGCGCCATGCGGGAGCAGAAGATAGAGTTGCGGGAAATCGGCACGGAGTACACTACGAATTCAGAGTACGAGAAAACCGGCAGCTCCTCCGGGAAACAGCAGAGTAAGAGTTGA
- the LOC108159807 gene encoding eukaryotic translation initiation factor 3 subunit C — MSRFFANGSDSESESSEEEVQAPSFNKTAGFQFSDDEEEVKRVVRSTKEKRYENLTSIIKTIRNHKKIKDIPNTLSSFEDLTRAYTKALPVISKEENGITPRFYIRCLAELEDFINEIWEDREGRRNLSKNNTKSLGTLRQKVRKYIKDFEEDLSRFREAPDQESEAEDEEAHVSDAGEAADDSYAGFKKEASVTAPKIAKSAPAKSVPADDEDSDDSIDWDSDSESETESSEDENQYQNMRERFLKRSTEKGEDKGDDDKRKDKRKEQKLKIRKRAEDDEDGEWETVVKGHVVEKPKMFEKDAEIDIPLVLAKLVEIMSARGKKRTDRRLQIDLLFELRDISDQHNLGVPVSVKIHFNIISAIFDYNQKISEPMKMEHWALLLEVMQSMMKLLLANADISICESVAEEHEEYITAPFYIRGCPLAAVERVDDEFTKLLKECDPHSNDYVSRLKDEMNVVKTIELVLQYFEQCGNSNERCRIYLRKIEHLYYKFDPEVLKKKRGEVPATTATSVDVMDKLCKFIYAKDDTDRIRTRAILAHIYHHAMHDNWFQARDLVLMSHLQDNIDAADPATRILYNRMMANLGLCAFRQENVKDAHHCLVDLMVTGKPKELLAQGLLPQRQHERSAEQEKIEKQRQMPFHMHINLELLECVYLVSAMLLEIPYIAAHEFDARRRMISKTFYQQLRSSERQSLLGPPESMREHVVAAAKAMRCGNWQACANFIVNKKMNTKVWDLFYESDRVREMLVKFIKEESLRTYLFTYSNVYTSISIPHLAQMYELPVPKVHSIISKMIINEELMASLDDPSETVVMHRSEPSRLQALAMQFVDKVTNLVDVNEKIFDMKQGNFFQRGNMGNRGDRGYNRNQNNQGGNWGGQRRDNRNQRNRNQRGHQKQQQQQQVQTIDEE; from the exons ATGTCACGTTTCTTTGCCAACGGTTCCGACTCGGAATCCGAGTCCAGTGAGGAGGAGGTCCAGGCGCCAAGCTTCAACAAAACTGCCGGCTTT CAATTCAGCGACGATGAGGAGGAAGTCAAGCGCGTGGTTCGCTCGACCAAGGAGAAGCGGTACGAGAACCTAACCAGTATCATCAAGACCATCCGCAACCACAAGAAGATCAAGGATATACCGAATACCTTGAGCAGCTTCGAGGACCTGACGCGCGCCTACACCAAGGCCCTGCCCGTCATCTCAAAGGAGGAAAATGGCATTACGCCACGTTTCTACATTCGCTGCCTGGCGGAACTGGAGGATTTCATCAACGAGATCTGGGAGGACCGCGAGGGCCGAAGGAACCTGTCCAAGAACAACACCAAGTCCCTGGGCACTCTGCGCCAAAAGGTGCGCAAGTACATCAAGGATTTCGAGGAGGATTTGTCACGCTTCCGCGAAGCGCCCGACCAGGAGAGTGAAGCTGAAGACGAAGAGGCCCATGTGAGCGATGCGGGTGAGGCTGCTGATGACAGCTATGCGGGATTCAAGAAGGAGGCGTCGGTGACTGCTCCCAAGATCGCTAAATCTGCTCCCGCCAAGTCGGTTCCCGCCGATGACGAAGATTCGGACGATTCCATTGATTGGGACTCCGATTCGGAGAGTGAAACCGAGTCTTCCGAGGACGAGAACCAGTACCAGAATATGCGTGAGCGTTTCCTGAAGAGATCCACTGAGAAGGGAGAAGACAAGGGAGACGATGACAAGCGCAAGGATAAGCGTAAGGAGCAGAAGCTGAAGATCCGCAAGCGTGCCGAAGATGATGAAGATGGCGAATGGGAGACGGTTGTCAAGGGTCATGTGGTGGAGAAGCCCAAGATGTTCGAAAAGGACGCCGAGATCGATATTCCCTTGGTTCTGGCCAAATTAGTGGAGATCATGTCGGCCCGTGGCAAGAAGCGCACCGATCGTCGCCTGCAAATCGATCTGCTCTTCGAGCTGAGAGACATCTCCGATCAGCACAACCTGGGCGTGCCCGTCTCGGTGAAGATCCACTTCAACATTATCTCAGCCATCTTTGATTACAATCAAAAGATATCCGAGCCCATGAAGATGGAGCACTGGGCCCTGCTGCTGGAGGTGATGCAGAGCATGATGAAGCTGCTCCTGGCCAACGCCGACATCAGCATATGCGAGAGCGTCGCCGAGGAGCACGAGGAATACATCACGGCTCCGTTTTATATCCGTGGCTGCCCACTGGCCGCCGTTGAGCGTGTGGATGACGAGTTCAccaagctgctgaaggaatgCGATCCCCACTCAAACGATTATGTTTCCCGCTTGAAGGACGAGATGAACGTGGTGAAGACTATTGAATTGGTTTTGCAATACTTCGAGCAGTGCGGCAACTCCAACGAACGCTGCAGAATCTACTTGAGGAAGATCGAGCACTTGTACTACAAATTCGATCCGGAGGTGCTCAAGAAGAAGCGTGGCGAGGTGCCTGCCACCACAGCAACCTCGGTGGACGTGATGGATAAACTGTGCAagttcatttatgccaaggaCGACACCGATCGCATCCGAACTCGGGCTATCCTGGCGCACATCTATCACCATGCCATGCACGACAATTGGTTCCAGGCTCGCGACTTGGTCCTCATGTCTCATCTGCAGGACAACATCGATGCCGCCGATCCTGCCACGCGTATCCTGTACAACCGCATGATGGCCAACTTGGGTCTGTGTGCCTTCCGTCAGGAGAACGTCAAGGATGCCCATCACTGTCTGGTGGACTTGATGGTCACCGGAAAGCCCAAGGAACTGCTGGCTCAGGGCCTGCTGCCACAGCGTCAACACGAACGCTCCGCCGAACAGGAGAAAATTGAGAAACAGCGCCAGATGCCATTCCACATGCACATCAATCTGGAGCTGCTCGAGTGTGTCTATCTGGTGTCTGCCATGCTGCTTGAGATTCCCTACATTGCTGCTCACGAGTTCGATGCCCGCCGTCGCATGATCAGTAAGACCTTCTACCAGCAGTTGCGATCCTCGGAGCGTCAATCGCTGCTAGGTCCCCCCGAATCCATGAGGGAGCACGTTGTGGCCGCCGCCAAGGCGATGCGATGCGGCAACTGGCAGGCCTGCGCCAACTTTATTGTCAACAAGAAAATGAACACCAAGGTGTGGGATCTGTTCTACGAGTCGGATCGCGTGCGTGAGATGCTCGTCAAGTTCATCAAGGAGGAGTCGCTGCGCACCTATCTGTTCACGTACTCCAATGTCTACACTTCCATAAGCATACCACACCTGGCTCAGATGTACGAGCTGCCCGTCCCGAAGGTCCACTCGATCATCAGCAAGATGATCATCAACGAGGAGCTGATGGCCAGCCTGGACGACCCCTCGGAAACTGTGGTCATGCACCGCTCAGAGCCGTCCCGCCTCCAGGCCCTGGCCATGCAGTTTGTCGACAAGGTGACCAATCTGGTGGACGTTAACGAGAAGATCTTCGATATGAAGCAGGGCAACTTCTTCCAGCGCGGCAACATGGGCAATCGTGGGGACCGCGGCTACAACCGCAACCAGAATAACCAGGGCGGCAACTGGGGCGGCCAGCGACGGGACAATCGCAATCAGCGCAACCGCAACCAGCGTGGacatcagaagcagcagcagcaacagcaagtCCAAACCATCGACGAAGAGTAG